The genomic interval GATTGGCACCAGTGTTGCCCTTCTTGCCTTCGGCGGCTTCGAAGTAACGGCGGAACTGCTTTTCCAGCACGCCGTACATGCGCTTGACCTTCTGCTTTTCACGCAGTTGCAGACCGTAGTCAGAGGTGCGGGCACCCGAGGTGCGGCCGTGCTGACCAGGCTTGGAGTCGAACTTGGACTTGTCAGCGATCGAGCGGCGGGCGCTCTTCAGGAACAGGTCAGTGCCTTCACGGCGGGAGAGTTTGGCCTTGGGGCCGAGGTAACGTGCCACTTGAGCTTCCTTTGTGTCATCTACCGCAAACAATTGCGGGAGCCGCCTGAGGCGCTTGCGCGTTCACAGGCGGCGGTGGGCTTAGAGAGATTAGATACGACGGCGCTTTTGAGGGCGGCAGCCGTTGTGTGGCACCGGGGTCACATCGGAGATCGATGTGATACGGATGCCCAGTGCACCCAATGCGCGCACCGAAGACTCACGACCAGGACCTGGGCCCTTGATTTCAACGTCAAGGTTCTTGATACCTTGATCGATAGCAGCGCGACCGGCCACTTCCGAAGCCACCTGGGCTGCGAATGGGGTGGACTTGCGCGAACCCTTGAAACCTTGGCCACCGGACGAAGCCCACGACAGAGCGTTGCCCTGACGGTCGGTGATCGTGATGATGGTGTTGTTGAACGAGGCGTGCACGTGTGCAATGCCGTCCGAAACATTCTTCCGGACCTTCTTGCGGACGCGCTGAGCTGCGTTATTGGCAGGAGACTTAGCCATGATGATCTTTCAATCTTTATTTCTTCAGTGCAGCTGCACCCTTGCGCGGACCCTTGCGAGTACGGGCATTGGTACGGGTGCGCTGACCACGCATTGGCAGACCGCGGCGATGGCGGAAGCCACGATAGCAGCCGATGTCCATCAAACGCTTGATGTTCATCGTGGTTTCGCGGCGCAGGTCACCTTCAATGGTGAACTGCTCGATTTGCTCGCGAATTTTTTCCAGATCGCCGTCCGTCAGATCCTTGATCTTCTTGGAGTAAGCGATACCAGTTGCTTCGCAGATCTTGCGAGCGCGGGTGCGACCAATGCCAAAAATGGCGGTCAAACCGATTTCCGCGTGCTTGTGCGGCGGAATGTTAATGCCAGCGATACGTGCCATATGCGTCCTCTAATACTTTCCAATCAACCTTGGCGCTGCTTGTGACGCAGATCCGTGCAGATCACGCGCACCACACCCTTGCGGCGGATGATCTTGCAGTTGCGGCAGATTTTTTTGACCGAAGCCGAAACTCTCATTGCATTCTCCTAAAACTTTTCCATCCGTCCCGGCTGCTCGCACGGAACACACATTTGTGCCCGCGAGACATCGTGGGGCGCCAACTCAACCAAAAACCAATTCTTGTCGGCAGCATCGCCATCGCGAATACCGCCTCCCTCATCATCACCCGCCGGCATTGCCCTTGAAATTGGCCTTCTTGAGCAGCGATTCGTACTGTTGCGACATCATGTAGTTCTGAACCTGGGCCATGAAGTCCATCGTCACCACGACGATGATCAGCAGAGACGTTCCACCGAAGTAGAACGGGACGTTGTACTTCAAGATAAGGAACTCCGGCAGCAGACACACGAAAGTGATATACACCGCACCTGCCAGTGTTAACCGAACAAGTATCTTGTCGATATAACGGGCCGTCTGGTCACCCGGGCGAATGCCAGGGATGAACGCACCACTCTTCTTCAGATTGTCTGCAGTTTCACGGCTATTGAAGACCAACGCTGTGTAAAAGAAACAGAAGAAAATGATCGCGGCAGCATAGAACATCACGTAGATGGGCTGACCAGGTGTCAGTGCGCCCGAGATGTCCTTCAACCAACGCATCGATTCGCCTGCACT from Acidovorax sp. FHTAMBA carries:
- the rpsK gene encoding 30S ribosomal protein S11; its protein translation is MAKSPANNAAQRVRKKVRKNVSDGIAHVHASFNNTIITITDRQGNALSWASSGGQGFKGSRKSTPFAAQVASEVAGRAAIDQGIKNLDVEIKGPGPGRESSVRALGALGIRITSISDVTPVPHNGCRPQKRRRI
- the rpsM gene encoding 30S ribosomal protein S13; its protein translation is MARIAGINIPPHKHAEIGLTAIFGIGRTRARKICEATGIAYSKKIKDLTDGDLEKIREQIEQFTIEGDLRRETTMNIKRLMDIGCYRGFRHRRGLPMRGQRTRTNARTRKGPRKGAAALKK
- the rpmJ gene encoding 50S ribosomal protein L36, with the translated sequence MRVSASVKKICRNCKIIRRKGVVRVICTDLRHKQRQG